The DNA sequence GTGGCCGACCGCCAGCTTGCCGGCCACCGAATTGCCGCCCCACAGCAAGGTGGTGAGCAGCAGGAACATGTAGGCGTTTCGATGCATCGCTGGCTTCCGGCCGCGGGATGGGCCGCGGTGTTTGCCGGCCTATTGCCCCGGTCAGCCCAAGTAAATGATGTCAAAGCCGAAAATTGTTGTGCCTCAGGGCATTTTCGGCGGCAAAGAAAGGTCGCACTCGCGAGGTCTTGACGCTATAGAGGCCTGTCGTTTCGAACCATATCCAAGCCGCGCGGCGGCGTCTCAAGGGAAAAGAAACATGGCCAATGTGGTGGTCGTCGGCTCGCAGTGGGGCGACGAAGGCAAGGGCAAGATCGTCGACTGGCTGTCGGAGCGCGCCGATGTCGTGGTGCGTTTCCAGGGCGGCCACAATGCCGGCCACACGCTGGTCGTCGACGGCAAGGTCTACAAGCTGTCGCTGCTGCCTTCGGGCGTCGTGCGGGAAGGCAAGCTGTCCATCATCGGCAATGGCGTGGTCTTCGATCCGCATGCTTTCGTCGCCGAGGTGCAGAAACTGAAAGGCCAGGGCGTGGACGTGACGCCGGATCGCCTGAAAATAGCCGAAAACACGGCGCTTATCCTGTCCGTACACCGGGAGCTGGACGGGTTTCGCGAGGATGCCGCTTCGAATTCCGGAACAAAGATTGGCACGACCCGACGCGGGATCGGCCCCGCCTACGAGGACAAGGTGGGGCGGCGCGCGGTGCGGGTGATGGATCTGGCGGATTTGGAAACTTTGCCCTTGAAGGTCGACAGGCTGCTGACGCACCACAATGCGCTGCGTCGCGGGCTCGGCCATGACGAAGTCACGCATGATGCGATCATGCAGGAATTGACCTCGGTCGCGAACGACATCCTGCCCTACATGGACCGCGTCTGGAAGGTGCTCGACGACAAGCGCCGCGCCGGCGAGCGCATCCTGTTCGAGGGCGCGCAAGGCACGCTGCTCGACATCGACCACGGCACCTATCCCTTCGTCACCTCGTCCAACACGGTCGCCGGCCAGGCCGCCGCCGGCTCCGGCGTCGGCCCGGGCGCCATCGGCTATGTTCTCGGCATCACAAAGGCCTACACGACGCGTGTCGGCGAAGGTCCGTTCCCGACCGAGCAGAAGAACGAGATCGGCGAATTCCTCGGCACGCGCGGCCATGAATTCGGTGTCGTCACCGGGCGCAAGCGCCGCTGCGGCTGGTTTGACGCGGTGCTGGTGCGCCAGGCGGTTGCCGTCAACGGCATCAAAGGCATCGCGCTGACCAAGCTCGACGTGCTCGACGGGTTGGATGAGATCAAGGTCTGCACCGGCTACAGGCTGGACGGCGAGACGATCGACTATCTGCCGGCAAGCCAGGGCGCCCAGGCTCGCGTGGAACCCATTTACGAGACGTTGGAGGGTTGGAAGGGCACCACCGCCGGCGCACGCAGCTGGAATGATCTTCCGGCCCAGGCCGTCAAATATGTCCGATACATAGAGGAGTTGATCGGCGCGCCGGTCGCACTCCTTTCCACCAGCCCGGAACGGGACGACACGATACTTGTGACCGATCCGTTTCAAGACTAGTTTCTGAAGCCTTTCCGGGCATCGCGGCTGATTTGCGGGGGCCGGCGCGGAGGCAAAAAATACAGGTCGACTGAAGCATGGCAGATTTCGTTGCTGTTCTGAAAAACGCGTTCGAGAAGCACGGCGACGAGACGCCCGAGAAGCGTACGCGCATCTATAACAGCGTGCGCGCCATGCTGGCCAAGAAGCTGGCGGAATATTCGCCGCCGCTGGCTTCCGAGGCCATAGACAAACAGAAACGCGCGCTGGACGACGCCATTGCCGGCGTCGAGCGGGACTATGTCAAGAGTGTGCCCGAGCCGGATCCGCTCGCGGAACTGGAACACATCTTTTCCTCCATCGACCGCAACAAGAACCAGTCGAACCACGTCAAGCAGCCGGCCAAGGCGGAGGCTGCCGCAATTCCTGCTCCGTCTCCGTATCGGCCCGCCCCGGCCACGGTCAGGCCGGAGCCGTACAAGCCGGCACAGCCGGCGGCGAACCCCGAACCCTACCGGCCCGCTCCAGCCGCCAAGGTCGAGCCTGGCTGGCAAAGGCCGGCGCCGGTGCAGCCCGCTCCGGACTTTTCCGAGAAGACCTTGCCGGGGATGGACGCGGATCGGGACGACGACCAGGACGACGTCTTTGCCGATGACGAAGCGCCTGCCGCCACCGACACTTTCGAGCGTTTGCGGCCGGCCGAACGCAAGCGCAGCTATGGCGGGCTGATCGCCGCCGTCGTCGCACTGCTGGTCGTTGCCGGCGGCGGCTACGGCATCTGGCTGAACAAGGATGCCTTCGGCAAGATGCTGGGCCTGGAGAGCAGCAAGGTTGTTGCCAAAACCGAGCCGGTGAAAACGACGCCGGCCAAGCCGGCGACCGATGCCGCGGCCACGCCGCCGGCGCCCGCGACCGGCGCGGAAGGCACGAAGTTCACGCAGCGGCTGACGCCTGAAGGCGGCGAGACCGACCCCGGCCCAGCCGGCGGGCAAAGCGGCGTAGGCGAGGGCGAATCCGTCGCCGCGCTGACGACACCGCCAACGGCAACGAATGCGCCGGCCACGGCAGCGCCGGCGGTTCCCGCGCCGGCTGCCAATACGCCGGCTGCCAATACGCCTGCTGCCGGTACGCCCGCGGCAGGCGCGCCAGCCGCGACCACGCCCGCGGCGGGCACCCCGCCCGCGACACCGCCCACCAACGGAACCGTGCCCGCGGCCCCGGCCGATGCCGCCGCCACGCCGCCGC is a window from the Mesorhizobium australicum WSM2073 genome containing:
- a CDS encoding adenylosuccinate synthase, whose amino-acid sequence is MANVVVVGSQWGDEGKGKIVDWLSERADVVVRFQGGHNAGHTLVVDGKVYKLSLLPSGVVREGKLSIIGNGVVFDPHAFVAEVQKLKGQGVDVTPDRLKIAENTALILSVHRELDGFREDAASNSGTKIGTTRRGIGPAYEDKVGRRAVRVMDLADLETLPLKVDRLLTHHNALRRGLGHDEVTHDAIMQELTSVANDILPYMDRVWKVLDDKRRAGERILFEGAQGTLLDIDHGTYPFVTSSNTVAGQAAAGSGVGPGAIGYVLGITKAYTTRVGEGPFPTEQKNEIGEFLGTRGHEFGVVTGRKRRCGWFDAVLVRQAVAVNGIKGIALTKLDVLDGLDEIKVCTGYRLDGETIDYLPASQGAQARVEPIYETLEGWKGTTAGARSWNDLPAQAVKYVRYIEELIGAPVALLSTSPERDDTILVTDPFQD